The Papaver somniferum cultivar HN1 chromosome 3, ASM357369v1, whole genome shotgun sequence genome includes a region encoding these proteins:
- the LOC113359008 gene encoding uncharacterized protein LOC113359008 gives MWLEHPTFMEVVKNSWSEEIHGDVPYIFMTKLKHLKHILKKWNWKVFGDVKLEFQEAEGNVKAKMIHSVAHPHNEQALEDLVAAQNEFNSREVQYNTMLKQKSRIKWVKEGSANTNFFHTNIKIRQTKKFILELEDDNDNLISDQKKIADTLVDFFEKTYQYQEVEVNDSILESIPKLITENDQFMLEVIPEADEIKAAVFEIDGDSAPGPDTFSGAKQPNQFRPIGLSNFSLKVFTKILSMRMASLMNKLVSPQQVAYIKSRSIHEQVLLASELVNEMKMKRRGGNVSLKLDITQAYDSVSWVFLFKVLQQYGFSIAWCNWLKELLSSAKISVMVNGRPNGFFSMHRGLKQGDPLSLILFVLMEEVLSKRLQNMVEKNKLQPMMDLTSFPDKYLGVIIHSGRIKTATVWPMVEMMQDYLAVWKGKLLSFHDRLVLIKFVLSSIPIYNMAVYKWPCSVIKECEKIMRNFLWSGDGETRKFTTISWKRVCTPFDEGGLGIRRLSDLNKALLMNMMWNLLNSKEEWAMFFAVKFKDKNGQWISQWKLSSMCPGLKWAWKSLKTNIRWIIGTGHHISVWFDTWAGDSHIIESIGFTNYVKNNIQMKVTDLLQNGR, from the exons GGAAAGTTTTTGGTGATGTGAAATTAGAATTCCAAGAAGCAGAAGgcaatgttaaagcaaaaatgaTACATTCTGTTGCTCATCCTCATAATGAACAAGCTTTGGAAGACTTAGTTGCTGCTCAAAATGAATTTAATTCAAGGGAAGTACAATATAATACAATGCTCAAGCAAAAATCCAGAATTAAATGGGTCAAAGAGGGTTCAGCCAATACAAATTTCTTTCATACTAATATCAAAATTAGGcaaacaaaaaaatttattttggagTTGGAAGATGATAATGACAACTTGATTTCAGATCAAAAAAAGATAGCTGATACTCTAGTTGACTTCTTTGAAAAAACATATCAATATCAGGAAGTTGAAGTTAATGATTCTATTCTTGAATCAATTCCAAAATTAATAACTGAAAATGATCAATTTATGCTAGAAGTCATTCCAGAAGCAGATGAGATTAAAGCAGCAGTATTTGAAATTGATGGAGATAGTGCTCCTGGTCCTGATACCTTTTCAG GTGCTAAGCAGCCTAATCAGTTTAGGCCTATTGGCTTGAGTAACTTTAGTCTTAAAGTTTTCACCAAAATCTTATCTATGAGAATGGCCAGCTTGATGAACAAATTAGTATCTCCACAACAAGTGGCATATATCAAAAGCAGAAGCATTCATGAGCAGGTACTCTTAGCATCTGAGCTAgtaaatgaaatgaaaatgaagaGGAGGGGAGGAAATGTCAGCCTAAAACTTGATATCACTCAAGCTTATGATTCAGTAAGCTGGGTTTTCTTATTCAAAGTTCTTCAACAATATGGATTTTCTATAGCTTGGTGTAATTGGTTAAAAGAACTGTTGTCTTCTGCAAAAATCTCGGTTATGGTCAATGGAAGACCAAATGGCTTTTTCTCAATGCACAGAGGTTTAAAGCAGGGTGACCCATTGTCTCTCAttctttttgttttgatggaGGAGGTTTTGAGCAAACGATTACAAAATATGGTGGAGAAGAATAAATTACAACCAATG ATGGATTTAACTTCATTTCCAGATAAATACTTGGGGGTGATTATTCATTCAGGAAGAATTAAAACAGCTACTGTATGGCCCATGGTTGAAATGATGCAAGACTATTTGGCAGTTTGGAAAGGTAAGCTCTTATCTTTCCATGATAGACTGGTTCTGATCAAGTTTGTTCTGAGTAGTATTCCAATATACAATATGGCTGTATACAAATGGCCATGCTCTGTAATTAAGGAATGtgaaaaaataatgaggaactttctttggtctggtgatgGAGAAACTAGAAAGTTTACTACCATTTCTTGGAAAAGGGTTTGTACTCCTTTTGATGAAGGAGGTTTGGGTATTAGAAGACTTTCTGATCTCAACAAGGCACTATTAATGAACATGATGTGGAATCTCTTAAATTCTAAGGAAGAATGGGCAATGTTTTTTGCAGTTAAATTCAAAGATAAGAATGGACAATGGATATCTCAATGGAAACTTTCTTCAATGTGTCCAGGTTTAAAATGGGCATGGAAATCACTCAAAACAAATATCAGATGGATTATTGGTACTGGACATCATATCTCAGTTTGGTTTGACACTTGGGCTGGTGATAGTCATATAATTGAATCTATTGGTTTCACTAATTATGTCAAAAATAATATTCAAATGAAAGTAACGGATTTATTACAGAATGGTAGATGA
- the LOC113355302 gene encoding protein HUA2-LIKE 2-like — MAPSRRRGGGKASSTAAAAKKQWKIGDLVLAKVKGFPAWPATVSEPEKWGYSTDWKKVLVYFFGTKQIAFCNPADVEAFTEEKKKTLLGKRQGKGSDFVRAVEEIIDCFEKSKKQEGGDEVNSGDEGTVSNTGDGGGSIDKSSERNQRKSRSISADRNGSHNPVEVPVSAIELTDLQSEEPAADTMVPDHPKEKKLSASNFSRKRSREKSFQNHQVVQKRAVRKSRSSVKVDSSNFETLIMAVDDVSKNDDDDDYEVPNVKRNRRMRKTFLDDAVWHDTVSPVCLTTCVSNDSSGDNTSEIVATNSDTVSLNEGSTLESTCKSENPDPAEDYINGDVQVCATLHVQAKALVIKKKRKLNRKRIPHSAPRIPASPGKVSVVNVKGENTISISHNATEKVTESYWKADGDEHLPLVKRARVRMSKMPTQEKETHGSICTDDKSSKEASVNNSVSVFSGCLSSSLNGTTSLEMKGAGNGSSSTTSSNRCTSNEPPAWKPKKFQFRGCSVDGEAALPPSKRLHRALEAMSANVAENVQEGNTENQGVSVTISSNGGSSYQEKGSSQAAMNKEAENSKIGSVFEAGDAEHSCDEDRNMSGRSEMIGTLTSPSCEMPTKASSEEKSCERKEMSSEAHSSKIVIDLDDASFDTRSRETEFPIEPSHVFSEKHNKLELTPGVIDPCKLSPMDQDDLSIPSNQCFVDRPKVGDLPPLTDPDRENGTSRTEVWSSKPAPEAKDSPRVSPASHSNLLLSGGRSCLDTKFSESPSDENTEVADMCEVVREVQEELVVEAVDAPSSETTMKGLIAAAQAKRQLPRTTSLSDDPVDDKVVSDTTFSPFTNNRLSYLEKVTPHNSSICHLLTLDNHNNHLLHNGSGSPEVPPHCKKPSHVLEMDKEGKMEPVVSNGQLLSKGNACETSSARKLFEGFLGTLSRTKDSIGKATRLAIDCIKCGIAGEVVEILARSLENESNLPRRVDLFFLVDSITQCSRGQKGICLAGDTGDAFLSAIQAALPRLLAFAAPPGPGSVARENRKQCLKVLKLWLERKTLPESVIRHHMQEIDSADAPFIGSSSRRPSRTERSLDDPVREMEGMLVDEYGSNANFQLAGILMPRMLEVEEEGSDTDEKSFEAVTPEHEQPEIHGEREATPTSIPTIKHHHILEAVDGELEMEDVAPSCIGDIDSVHISQGQYEQRLQLPFAPPLPEDRPPSPPPLPSSPPPLPSSSQLLPLPPPPPPPLPSVHSFVDNADPNYYANACSLQNGLQLPTPHQPGTGNANSLPSDTVHTHYYGYKEFVPPMQRSGLSSSSDPSCSFPGPPHTSIQTGNNAQHIDGAAALHNKNYHLQPPPPMLSNQFSYVQADQRAHSWMEASSSSFTKRFQFGHDMHRDNMYDSSQERMQHEIDERCRLPPPPIHPGPVHSDNTDSSYAPSYYGPPDVIPNREWSYPPRSLNYRHSTPHRRPEISGENGASNFWRPR, encoded by the exons TGCCTTCTGTAACCCTGCAGATGTTGAAGCGTttacagaagaaaaaaagaaaactcttTTAGGTAAGCGCCAGGGAAAAGGTTCCGATTTTGTCCGTGCAGTAGAAGAGATTATTGATTGCTTTGAAAAGTCAAAAAAGCAGGAAGGAGGTGACGAAGTGAACTCTGGTGATGAAGGTACTGTGTCAAATACTGGGGATGGTGGAGGTTCAATTGACAAATCATCAGAGAGGAATCAGAGAAAAAGTCGGAGTATATCTGCTGATAGAAATGGGTCCCATAATCCTGTTGAAGTCCCTGTTTCTGCAATTGAATTAACTGATCTTCAATCTGAAGAGCCTGCTGCGGATACCATGGTCCCTGATCATCCTAAAGAAAAAAAACTGTCTGCTTCAAACTTTTCGAGAAAGAGATCTAGAGAAAAATCTTTTCAGAATCATCAGGTCGTACAGAAAAGAGCAGTTAGAAAGTCTAGAAGTTCAGTAAAGGTTGATTCAAGCAATTTCGAAACACTGATCATGGCTGTAGATGATGTCAGTAagaatgacgatgatgatgattatgaagttcCTAATGTAAAAAGGAATAGACGGATGAGGAAAACTTTTCTTGATGACGCTGTTTGGCATGATACAGTGTCACCTGTCTGTTTGACAACTTGTGTATCTAATGATAGCAGTGGAGATAATACTTCTGAGATAGTTGCTACCAACTCTGATACAGTCAGTTTGAATGAGGGCAGTACATTAGAATCTACTTGCAAATCTGAAAACCCTGATCCTGCTGAAGATTACATCAATGGAGATGTTCAGGTGTGTGCAACACTTCATGTCCAGGCTAAGGCGCTTGTCATTAAGAAGAAAAGGAAACTTAATAGGAAAAGAATCCCTCATTCTGCACCCAGAATTCCAGCCAGCCCTGGCAAAGTGTCGGTTGTGAATGTTAAGGGTGAAAACACCATTTCTATTTCTCATAATGCTACTGAAAAAGTAACTGAAAGTTATTGGAAGGCAGATGGTGATGAGCACTTGCCACTGGTAAAACGAGCCAGGGTCCGTATGAGTAAAATGCCCACACAGGAGAAAGAAACTCATGGTTCAATATGCACTGATGATAAATCCTCAAAGGAGGCCTCGGTGAATAACTCTGTTTCAGTGTTCTCTGGTTGCTTAAGTAGTTCTCTTAATGGAACAACATCCTTGGAGATGAAAGGAGCTGGAAATGGTTCATCATCAACAACTAGTTCGAATCGATGTACTTCAAATGAGCCTCCGGCTTGGAAGCCCAAGAAATTTCAGTTTCGTGGCTGCTCGGTGGATGGTGAAGCTGCTTTACCACCATCAAAGCGACTTCATCGAGCTCTTGAAGCTATGTCTGCGAATGTAGCTGAGAATGTCCAAGAGGGAAATACTGAAAACCAGGGAGTGTCAGTAACAATATCTTCTAATGGAGGCTCTAGTTATCAGGAGAAGGGTTCTTCTCAGGCGGCCATGAACAAAGAAGCAGAAAATAGCAAAATAGGGAGTGTCTTCGAGGCCGGGGATGCCGAACATTCTTGTGATGAAGATAGAAATATGAGCGGCAGGTCTGAAATGATTGGTACTTTGACTTCACCATCTTGTGAGATGCCCACCAAAGCTTCTTCAGAAGAGAAATCTTGTGAGCGCAAGGAAATGTCGTCAGAGGCCCATAGTTCTAAGATTGTCATCGATCTTGATGACGCATCTTTTGATACTCGATCTAGGGAAACTGAGTTCCCCATAGAACCTTCCCATGTCTTCAGTGAGAAGCATAACAAATTGGAATTGACTCCTGGTGTGATAGATCCTTGTAAACTATCACCGATGGACCAGGATGATTTGAGCATACCTAGCAACCAGTGCTTTGTTGACAGACCAAAAGTGGGCGACCTACCTCCTCTGACGGATCCAGATAGGGAAAATGGTACCTCAAGAACGGAGGTCTGGAGTTCAAAACCTGCTCCAGAGGCTAAAGATTCTCCCAGGGTTTCACCTGCAAGCCATAGTAATCTGCTTCTATCTGGTGGCAGATCTTGTCTAGATACTAAGTTTTCAGAATCTCCATCAGATGAAAACACTGAAGTTGCGGACAT GTGTGAAGTTGTGAGAGAAGTTCAGGAGGAACTAGTAGTGGAAGCTGTTGATGCTCCTTCATCGGAGACAACGATGAAGGGTTTAATTGCCGCTGCACAGGCTAAAAGGCAATTACCTCGTACCACTTCTCTTTCAGACGATCCTGTCGATGATAAAGTTGTCTCTGATACTACTTTTAGCCCGTTCACAAACAATAGGTTGAGTTATCTGGAGAAAGTGACTCCACATAATTCCTCGATTTGCCATCTGCTTACCTTggataatcataataatcatcttCTACACAATGGTAGCGGAAGTCCAGAAGTGCCTCCACACTGTAAGAAACCTAGCCATGTATTGGAGATGGACAAAGAAGGGAAGATGGAGCCTGTGGTATCTAATGGGCAGCTTTTGAGTAAAGGTAATGCATGTGAAACAAGTTCAGCTCGGAAATTGTTTGAAGGATTTCTTGGAACATTATCAAGGACGAAGGATAGTATTGGTAAAGCAACACGTCTGGCAATTGACTGCATAAAATGTGGCATTGCTGGTGAG GTTGTGGAAATTCTTGCTCGAAGTTTAGAAAACGAATCAAATTTGCCCAGAAGAGTTGATCTTTTCTTTCTGGTGGATTCTATTACTCAGTGTTCCCGTGGTCAAAAAGGCATCTGCTTGGCAG GTGACACCGGGGACGCATTCCTTTCGGCAATCCAAGCAGCGCTTCCGCGTTTGTTAGCTTTTGCAGCTCCTCCTGGTCCTGGAAGTGTTGCAAGAGAAAATCGGAAGCAATGCCTAAAG GTTTTAAAACTCTGGCTTGAAAGGAAAACCCTCCCAGAATCCGTCATCCGCCACCACATGCAGGAGATTGATTCTGCTGATGCacccttcataggttcatcttcgCGGCGTCCCTCAAGGACAGAAAGGTCGTTGGATGATCCTGTTAGGGAAATGGAGGGCATGCTTGTCGATGAATATGGAAG CAATGCAAATTTTCAGCTAGCAGGAATTCTTATGCCTCGTATGCTTGAAGTTGAAGAGGAAGGAAGTGATACCGATGAGAAGAGCTTTGAGGCTGTTACCCCTGAGCATGAGCAGCCTGAAATCCATGGAGAGAGGGAAGCAACCCCTACATCTATTCCCACTATAAAGCACCATCATATTTTAGAAGCTGTTGATGGTGAGCTGGAAATGGAGGATGTTGCTCCTTCATGCATAGGTGATATAGATTCTGTGCATATTTCTCAGGGTCAATATGAGCAGCGTCTTCAGTTGCCTTTTGCCCCACCGCTCCCAGAAGATAGGCCACCATCTCCTCCTCCACTGCCCAGTTCTCCGCCACCATTGCCTTCATCCTCGCAGTTgttaccactaccaccaccaccaccaccaccattaccttCAGTTCATTCCTTTGTGGACAATGCGGATCCAAACTACTATGCTAACGCATGC AGTTTGCAAAACGGCTTGCAGCTACCTACCCCCCACCAACCAGGCACAGGGAATGCCAACTCCTTGCCTTCCGATACAGTGCATACACATTATTATGGGTACAAAGAGTTTGTGCCGCCGATGCAAAGATCTGGTTTGTCTAGCTCCTCAGATCCCAGCTGCAGTTTTCCTGGACCTCCCCATACTTCGATACAAACTGggaataatgctcaacatatagatGGGGCAGCAGCATTGCATAATAAGAATTACCACCTACAGCCACCACCTCCGATGCTCTCAAATCAGTTCTCTTATGTTCAGGCAGACCAGAGAGCGCATTCATGGATGGAAGCTTCATCCTCTTCCTTCACCAAGAGATTCCAGTTTGGGCATGATATGCATAGGGATAATATGTATGACAGCAGCCAAGAAAGAATGCAACATGAGATTGACGAGAGATGTAGATTACCTCCTCCACCTATTCATCCAG GACCTGTACATTCTGACAATACTGACTCTTCATATGCTCCTTCATACTATGGTCCACCTGATGTTATTCCAAATCGCGAATGGTCTTATCCTCCTAGATCGTTAAATTATCGGCACTCTACACCTCATAGACGACCTGAAATTTCAGGAGAAAATGGAG CTTCAAACTTCTGGAGACCAAGATAA